One Pyrus communis chromosome 4, drPyrComm1.1, whole genome shotgun sequence genomic region harbors:
- the LOC137732681 gene encoding uncharacterized protein, whose product MEQLVNFIIRPPRAEYDPKNDLLDEEFILKGKWYQRKDVEVKNGRGDVLKCSHYTPIVSPGEKPLPCVIYCHGNSGCRADASEAAIILLPSNITVFTLDFSGSGISGGDHVTLGWNEKDDLKTVVDYLRADGNVSLIGLWGRSMGAVTSLLYGAEDPSIAGMVLDSPFSDLVDLMMELVDTYKIRLPKFTVKFAIQYMRRAIQKKAKFDIMKLNTIKVASSCFVPVLFGHAIDDDFIQPHHSDRIFEAYMGDKNIIKFEGDHNSPRPQFYFDSINIFFHNVLQPPEDEVGGTFFDTLHGTFGKGTWRSVHAADYDHGRSTASAGSLFGDLFLTHCPVDYFLPAEAAPSSGQQDAIRQLRSRRPMSRMDVPSGISSTDGQSESKDGKSDNGPSSSDMISFEFANGSPCGPHVPTTMDDDQYVEYQLDDLAGFPSDVDEEERMFMEAVILSLKDLEMRGPQAEEQPPGDTPDSLKSSQKDDQQDYASPAEKRGLLETESTSTSVGHFGSLKTESSSTSVSKSHDSRPEDQSRTRVPSTEPALQTPLSIMENGSAGPSSRSDASESIQSSSDGDLSAKTTATVTVVKNPASNVMDGLIRRWDFNFFRNNHSR is encoded by the exons ATGGAGCAGCTTGTCAACTTTATTATTCGGCCTCCCAG GGCTGAATACGACCCAAAAAATGATTTGTTGGATGAAGAGTTCATACTGAAAGGGAAATGGTACCAAAGAAAGGATGTGGAG GTGAAAAATGGTCGGGGAGATGTCCTGAAGTGTAGTCATTACACGCCCATTGTTAGTCCAGGAGAAAAGCCTTTGCCTTGTGTAATATATTGTCATGGAAACAG TGGGTGCAGGGCTGATGCCAGTGAAGCAGctattattttgcttccatcAAATATTACAGTTTTCACTCTTGATTTCTCAGGATCCGGAATCTCCGGAGGAGATCACGTGACTTTAGGGTGGAATGAA AAGGATGACCTGAAGACTGTGGTTGATTATTTGCGAGCAGATGGAAATGTATCTTTAATTGGCTTGTGGGGCCGTTCAATGGGTGCTGTTACCAG TCTTTTGTATGGAGCTGAGGATCCTTCAATAGCAGGAATGGTTCTTGACAGTCCATTCTCTGATTTGGTTGATTTGATGATGGAATTGGTGGACACCTACAAAATTCGTTTGCCGAAGTTCACT GTGAAGTTTGCAATCCAATACATGCGAAGAGCTATCcagaaaaaagcaaaatttgacATAATGAAATTGAACACCATTAAG GTGGCAAGCTCTTGCTTTGTTCCAGTTTTGTTTGGGCATGCCATTGATGATGATTTCATACAACCCCATCATTCAGATCGTATATTTGAGGCTTATATG GGAGACAAAAATATCATCAAATTTGAGGGAGATCACAATTCTCCACGACCTCAATTCTACTTTGATTCTATAAACATCTTTTTCCACAATGTTTTGCAACCCCCCGAAGATGAGGTTGGGGGAACATTTTTTGACACTCTACATGGTACCTTTGGTAAG GGTACTTGGAGAAGTGTGCACGCTGCTGATTATGATCATGGACGTTCAACTGCTTCTGCAG GCTCCTTATTTGGCGACCTCTTTCTTACTCACTGCCCTGTTGATTACTTCTTACCTGCAGAAGCAGCACCGAGCAGCGGCCAACAGGATGCCATTAGACAACTCCGGTCAAGAAGACCCATGAGTCGGATGGAT GTACCTTCTGGTATTTCATCTACCGATGGCCAATCTGAATCCAAG GATGGAAAAAGCGATAATGGCCCATCATCTTCTGATATGATTAGCTTTGAATTTGCAAATGGCAGTCCTTGTGGGCCCCATGTTCCGACCACGATGGATGATGATCAATATGTAGAATACCAGCTTGATGACCTGGCAGGTTTTCCAAGTGATGTTGATGAGGAAGAACGG ATGTTCATGGAAGCAGTGATCTTGTCGCTAAAAGATTTAGAAATGAGAGGCCCTCAGGCAGAAGAGCAACCACCAGGAGATACCCCGGATTCCTTAAAGTCGTCACAAAAAGATGACCAGCAGGATTATGCATCTCCTGCAGAGAAGCGAGGGCTGTTGGAGACAGAATCTACTTCCACTTCAGTTGGGCACTTTGGATCCTTGAAAACAGAATCTTCTTCCACTTCAGTAAGTAAATCCCACGACTCGAGACCTGAAGATCAGTCTCGTACAAGAGTTCCGTCCACAGAACCTGCATTACAAACGCCTCTATCCATAATGGAGAATGGGAGCGCCGGGCCATCCAGCCGAAGCGATGCATCAGAAAGCATCCAAAGCTCTTCAGATGGTGACTTATCAGCCAAGACGACAGCCACTGTAACGGTGGTAAAAAATCCTGCAAGCAATGTCATGGATGGTTTGATACGTCGTTGGGATTTTAACTTCTTTAGAAACAACCACAGCCGATAG
- the LOC137731117 gene encoding mitogen-activated protein kinase 16-like has translation MQPDQRKKSSADVDFFTEYGEGSRYKIEEVIGKGSYGVVCSAYDTHTGEKVAIKKINDIFEHVSDATRILREIKLLRLLRHPDIVEIKHILLPPSRREFKDIYVVFELMESDLHQVIKANDDLTPEHYQFFLYQLLRGMKYIHTANVFHRDLKPKNILANADCKLKICDFGLARVAFNDTPTAIFWTDYVATRWYRAPELCGSFFSKYTPAIDIWSIGCIFAELLTGKPLFPGKNVVHQLDLMTDLLGTPSADTIARVRNEKARRYLSSMRKKKQIPFSQKFPNADPLALRLLERMLAFEPKDRPTAEEALADPYFKGLAKVEREPSAQPVTKMEFEFERRRITKEDVRELIYRETLEYHPKMLKEYLEGSEPTGFMYPSAVDHFKKQFTYLEEHYGNGTTAVAPERTHASLPRACVSYSDNPVQHSTDVTDDLSRCCIKEVEKPQTDRSSGIPTTRLPIQVPHTIQGAARPGKVVGSVLRFNNCGAAAAAEALEQRRVMRNPAAPTQYPAASAASYPRRNMPCKNERGDCEGVEGSNRLQPKPPQYIPRKVAAAQGGSGSQWY, from the exons ATGCAGCCggatcaaagaaaaaag TCGTCTGCAGATGTGGACTTCTTCACAGAATATGGTGAGGGTAGTAGGTATAAAATAGAGGAAGTAATTGGTAAAGGAAGCTATGGCGTTGTTTGCTCTGCATATGATACACATACTGGAGAAAAGGTtgcaataaagaaaataaatgacatCTTTGAACATGTATCAGATGCCACCCGCATTCTTCGCGAGATTAAACTTCTTAGGCTCCTACGCCATCCAGACATTGTGGAGATCAAGCACATCTTGTTGCCACCATCCAGAAGGGAATTCAAGGACATTTATGTTGTCTTTGAACTCATGGAATCTGATTTGCACCAGGTTATTAAAGCAAATGACGATTTGACACCAGAACATTATCAGTTCTTTCTTTATCAGCTTCTTCGAGGCATGAAGTACATACACACAG CAAATGTCTTTCACCGAGAtctaaaacccaaaaatatctTAGCAAATGCTGACTGCAAACTCAAGATCTGTGACTTTGGTCTTGCAAGAGTAGCTTTCAATGATACTCCTACTGCTATATTCTGGACA GACTATGTTGCCACAAGATGGTACAGGGCCCCTGAATTGTGTGGATCATTTTTCTCAAAG TATACACCTGCAATAGATATATGGAGCATAGGGTGCATTTTCGCAGAGCTCTTAACTGGGAAGCCTCTATTTCCTGGCAAAAATGTTGTTCATCAATTGGATCTGATGACTGATCTATTGGGAACACCATCTGCTGACACAATTGCCAGG GTACGCAATGAGAAGGCGCGCAGATACTTGAGCAGTATGCGAAAGAAGAAGCAAATTCCTTTCTCCCAGAAGTTCCCTAATGCAGACCCACTTGCACTTCGTTTATTAGAAAGAATGTTGGCATTTGAACCGAAGGATAGACCTACTGCTGAAGAG GCCCTTGCTGATCCCTATTTTAAGGGTTTGGCAAAGGTGGAGAGAGAACCTTCTGCTCAACCAGTTACCAAGatggaatttgaatttgagaggCGAAGGATAACCAAGGAAGATGTAAGAGAGCTTATTTACCGTGAGACTCTCGAGTACCATCCAAAGATGTTGAAGGAGTACTTAGAAGGATCTGAGCCAACTGGCTTCATGTATCCAAG TGCTGTTGACCATTTCAAGAAACAATTTACTTATCTTGAGGAGCACTACGGAAATGGCACAACAGCTGTTGCGCCTGAAAGAACACATGCATCACTGCCCAG ggcatgtgtttcatattcagATAACCCGGTACAGCATTCAACAGATGTCACAGATGACCTCTCAAGATGCTGCATCAAAGAAGTTGAGAAGCCACAGACAGACAGGAGCAGTGGGATCCCTACGACAAGGCTCCCAATTCAAGTTCCTCATACCATCCAAG GAGCTGCAAGGCCTGGGAAAGTTGTGGGCTCAGTATTACGCTTTAACAATTGCGGGGCAGCAGCTGCAGCAGAGGCTCTTGAGCAACGAAGGGTGATGAGGAATCCAGCTGCTCCAACTCAATATCCTGCTGCAAGTGCAGCTTCATATCCTAGAAGAAATATGCCCTGTAAAAATGAAAGGGGAGATTGTGAAGGCGTTGAAGGTTCCAACCGGCTGCAGCCAAAGCCTCCTCAGTACATACCAAGGAAAGTTGCTGCTGCTCAGGGTGGATCTGGTAGCCAATGGTACTGA
- the LOC137730468 gene encoding uncharacterized protein — protein MVECDNSGEGERSIHLQIDELLHRRLNETSSATFSTMFEPQSSIEKRDSSAAASVASPTAQPVPAPEKKLTLFALRLAVLEKVATGLGTLGFIWATVVLLGGFAIELDQTDFWFITIILLIEGTRIFSRSHELEWQHQATWSITDAGINSFRALQISSSSVIHNIRAVFRPVQNLALRKQSQHSRDIARTNDNSVFSRNSDLQGKIDRTWTSSEVPLLPYAHWFFCAKHISKLLYWLQLLSASSCVALSLVKLVNHNYGEVEKGNTNKSNRQFALSIFYSLALAEALLFLMEKAYCEFMISCCKLLEEVNKECDLGPSGMVSIRRFFYDAYSRCVNGSIFDGLQMDMVTFGMDLLGSNSTDEQLIGAKILRQFSMNQRYSDDTLQKIGINIAVIERLVEILNWTDQEEEEIRRSAAEILSKLAGKKQNSIRVAGVPGAMESISSLLQTCRSSSGPADEISEKRIISDHANYGFLTFNHLGLLILKKLARVHDNCGKIGNTRGLLPKIIDFTHADERILKDVTVMPNDQTLTLKRSLQLVKRLASTTGNTGKNLRRNLSEIVFTISHIRDILRYGEKQPMLQQLGIEILTSLALEEEATERVGGTGGVLKELFKIFFNKGMLKNDKVRIKAGEALAMLVLESKNNCQRIFKLGVLESLVEALEVRLVSVHAARILRNLCTYNGSNCFHQLKGITNAAPTVLRAITSEDHKLQEVMVGLAAPVLAFLSPEESSLMFKKAEITEAEVANELVQILKRYRHPPIKVPRIRRFSIELAIWMMRHKPENVQIFRTLEMEKELDFVLDTTAELESFSIFSGTVGMSRHSTTIHSLVETALGLLAEG, from the exons atGGTTGAGTGCGATAACTCAGGAGAAGGTGAAAGAAGCATTCATTTGCAGATTGACGAGCTTCTTCATCGACGTCTCAACGAAACAAGCAGCGCCACTTTCAGCACAATGTTCGAGCCTCAGAGCAGCATTGAGAAGAGAGACAGCAGCGCAGCAGCTTCCGTTGCTTCTCCAACTGCACAACCAGTTCCAGCACCAGAGAAAAAACTGACCCTTTTCGCGCTCCGCCTAGCAGTGCTCGAAAAGGTAGCAACCGGCCTAGGAACCCTCGGGTTCATCTGGGCAACGGTGGTTCTGCTAGGCGGTTTCGCCATTGAATTAGACCAGACCGACTTCTGGTTCATCACAATCATTTTGCTGATAGAAGGGACACGAATCTTCAGCAGGAGCCACGAGCTTGAGTGGCAGCACCAGGCCACATGGTCCATAACTGACGCTGGAATCAACAGCTTTCGCGCTCTGCAAATCAGCTCAAGCTCCGTGATCCACAACATCAGAGCAGTTTTCAGGCCTGTGCAGAACCTTGCACTCAGGAAACAAAGCcaacacagcagagacattgCGAGGACCAATGACAATTCAGTGTTTTCGCGGAACTCTGATCTTCAGGGGAAGATAGACCGGACTTGGACAAGCTCGGAAGTCCCTCTCCTGCCTTACGCACACTGGTTTTTTTGCGCAAAACATATAAGTAAGCTGCTCTACTGGCTCCAGCTCCTGTCCGCCTCATCATGTGTGGCTCTTTCGCTGGTGAAGCTCGTGAACCACAACTATGGAGAGGTTGAAAAGGGGAACACTAACAAGAGCAACAGGCAGTTTGCACTGAGTATTTTTTATTCGTTAGCATTGGCGGAAGCTCTGCTGTTTCTCATGGAGAAAGCTTACTGTGAGTTTATGATAAGCTGTTGTAAATTGTTGGAGGAGGTGAACAAAGAGTGTGATTTGGGGCCTTCGGGGATGGTCTCGATTAGGAGATTTTTTTATGACGCGTATTCGAGGTGTGTGAATGGAAGCATTTTTGATGGACTGCAGATGGATATGGTTACTTTTGGAATGGACTTATTGGGCTCGAATTCCACCGATGAACAGCTCATTGGAGCAAAAATTCTTCGACAGTTTTCAATGAACCAGCGGTATTCAGATGATACATTGCAGAAGATTGGTATTAATATTGCAGTCATTGAACGATTGGTTGAGATACTGAATTGGACAGATCAAGAGGAGGAGGAAATCAGACGGTCAGCAGCAGAGATTTTGTCGAAACTGGCTGGCAAAAAGCAGAACTCCATTCGAGTAGCTGGAGTTCCTGGCGCAATGGAATCAATCTCATCTCTGCTCCAAACATGCAGGAGCTCAAGTGGTCCAGCTGATGAGATCAGTGAGAAGAGGATCATTTCTGACCACGCAAACTACGGATTCTTGACATTCAACCATTTGGGATTGCTTATTCTGAAGAAACTTGCGCGTGTCCACGACAACTGTGGGAAGATTGGAAACACAAGAGGCCTCCTGCCAAAGATCATAGATTTTACACATGCCGACGAGAGGATCCTAAAAGACGTGACTGTTATGCCAAACGATCAGACACTGACGCTGAAACGATCCCTCCAGTTGGTGAAGAGGCTTGCAAGCACGACCGGCAACACAGGAAAGAATCTGAGGAGAAATCTTTCGGAGATAGTTTTCACAATCAGCCATATCAGAGATATTCTGAGATATGGAGAGAAACAGCCAATGCTGCAACAATTGGGAATTGAAATCTTAACAAGTTTGGCGTTGGAAGAGGAGGCAACCGAGAGAGTAGGAGGAACAGGTGGAGTTCTTAAGGAgttattcaaaattttcttcaacAAGGGAATGCTGAAGAATGATAAAGTGAGGATCAAAGCCGGAGAAGCACTGGCTATGCTGGTTTTGGAGAGCAAGAATAACTGTCAGCGGATATTCAAATTGGGGGTGCTCGAAAGCCTTGTTGAAGCTCTAGAGGTTCGACTGGTTAGCGTGCATGCTGCTAGGATTCTGAGGAATTTGTGCACCTACAATGGCTCGAACTGTTTCCACCAGCTAAAGGGGATTACAAATGCAGCACCTACA GTGCTTCGAGCAATTACTTCAGAAGATCACAAACTGCAGGAAGTAATGGTAGGACTAGCTGCGCCGGTTCTAGCATTCTTGTCTCCCGAAGAATCAAGCCTCATGTTTAAGAAAGCCGAAATTACTGAGGCAGAAGTGGCTAATGAACTAGTTCAGATCCTGAAGAGGTACAGGCATCCACCAATCAAAGTTCCAAGAATAAGGAGGTTTTCCATAGAACTGGCAATCTGGATGATGAGACACAAACCGGAAAATGTTCAGATTTTCAGAACTCTGGAGATGGAAAAGGAGCTGGATTTTGTGCTGGACACAACCGCAGAGCTCGAAAGCTTCAGCATTTTCTCTGGTACCGTAGGAATGAGCCGGCACAGCACGACGATCCATTCATTGGTAGAGACTGCATTGGGGTTGCTAGCTGAAGGGTGA
- the LOC137730943 gene encoding BTB/POZ and MATH domain-containing protein 2-like produces the protein MDRIRVPNEALKPSSSPPPPAPLVTCSTSCTETVNGCHEFKISGYSLAKGMGIGKYVASDSFVVGGYTWAIYFYPDGKSVEDNAGYVSVFIALASEGTDVRALFELTLLDQSERQRHKVHSHFLRMLDGGPYTLKYRGSMWGYKRFYKRSLLEASDYLKDDCLIIKCRVGVVKTNTEGPKTYNIAEPPSNIGQHFGKLLESGKLTDVSFKVDEEVFAAHKVVLAARSRVFKAQLFGPLKDKNTDSIIVEDIEAPVFKALLHYIYWDSLPDMQELVGPLNSNWVSTMMAQHLLAAADRYALERLKLMCEAKLCENVAINNVATTLALAEQHQCEQLRAVCLKFIAVPENLRAVIETDGFKYLRESCPSVITELLRYVASIGEHSFVTSGYGKGNLSDGTDGNGRRVKARLY, from the exons ATGGACAGAATCAGGGTCCCAAATGAAGCATTAAAGCCCAGCTCATCCCCGCCGCCGCCGGCTCCGCTGGTCACGTGCTCGACGTCGTGCACGGAGACCGTAAATGGGTGCCACGAGTTTAAGATCAGTGGGTACTCGCTCGCCAAGGGCATGGGAATCGGCAAATACGTCGCCTCCGATTCGTTTGTGGTCGGTGGTTATACATGGGCTATATATTTCTACCCGGATGGCAAGAGCGTCGAGGACAATGCCGGGTACGTGTCGGTGTTCATAGCTCTGGCGAGCGAGGGCACCGATGTCAGGGCTCTGTTCGAATTGACGCTTTTGGATCAGAGCGAGAGGCAGCGGCACAAGGTGCATAGCCATTTTCTGAGGATGCTCGATGGCGGTCCTTATACGCTTAAATACCGGGGAAGCATGTG GGGTTATAAACGCTTTTACAAGAGAAGTCTTTTAGAGGCATCAGACTACCTTAAAGATGATTGTCTTATAATAAAATGTCGTGTTGGTGTTGTTAAGACGAATACAGAAGGACCTAAAACGTACAATATAGCAGAACCACCTTCCAATATCGGCCAACATTTTGGTAAGCTTTTAGAAAGTGGAAAGTTGACTGATGTAAGTTTCAAAGTTGACGAAGAAGTATTTGCTGCCCACAAAGTGGTGCTCGCAGCACGCTCGCGTGTGTTCAAGGCACAACTTTTTGGTCCATTAAAAGATAAGAACACTGATTCCATAATAGTTGAAGACATTGAAGCTCCCGTATTtaag GCATTACTCCACTACATCTACTGGGATTCTCTACCAGACATGCAAGAGCTTGTTGGGCCGCTAAATTCAAATTGGGTGTCTACAATGATGGCCCAACATCTGCTGGCAGCAGCTGATCGCTATGCCCTCGAGAGGCTCAAACTGATGTGTGAGGCTAAACTTTGCGAAAATGTTGCCATAAATAATGTTGCAACAACGTTAGCTTTGGCAGAGCAACACCAATGTGAACAACTTAGAGCTGTATGCCTCAAATTTATTGCAGTGCCTGAAAATTTAAGAG CTGTGATTGAAACTGATGGATTCAAGTACTTGAGGGAAAGCTGCCCTTCTGTCATCACTGAGCTACTGCGTTACGTTGCAAGTATTGGTGAGCATTCTTTTGTTACTTCTGGGTACGGGAAAGGGAACTTATCAGACGGCACTGATGGGAACGGAAGGCGGGTTAAGGCAAGGTTGTATTGA
- the LOC137732239 gene encoding guanylate kinase 2, chloroplastic/mitochondrial-like, translating into MFRRFLATSLSRSSPPPLLHLRPKILQTPNSLLRRYPKPTPSQSLPPNTRSLSSHMGDARRPGSVPIPHVERADRSELLRALEASLGSAFSSEPLWPSPSPLIIVISGPSGVGKDAVIKKLKDSNENLHFVVTATTRPTRPGEVHGKDYYFVSKEEFLTMVERNELLEYALVYGDYKGIPKQQIREELGKGYDIVLRVDIQGAQTLRKILGNSAVFIFFMAESEAKLVERLIDRKTETKESLLVRVAMAREEVKHVKNFDYVVVNAEGRLDNAVKLVESIIDAEKAKVQQKRSVI; encoded by the coding sequence atgTTTCGCAGATTCCTCgccacctctctctctcgctcctcCCCTCCTCCCCTCCTCCACCTCCGCCCCAAAATCCTCCAAACCCCCAACTCCCTCCTCCGCCGCTACCCGAAACCCACCCCCTCACAGTCACTTCCCCCCAACACCCGATCCTTATCCTCCCATATGGGCGACGCCCGCCGACCCGGTTCGGTTCCCATTCCCCACGTCGAAAGAGCCGACCGCTCCGAGCTCCTCCGCGCTCTGGAGGCCTCTCTGGGCTCGGCCTTCAGCTCCGAGCCGCTCTGGCCCAGCCCCAGCCCCCTAATCATCGTCATCAGTGGCCCCAGCGGCGTCGGGAAGGACGCCGTCATAAAAAAGCTCAAGGATTCCAACGAGAACTTGCATTTCGTGGTGACGGCGACGACCCGCCCAACGCGGCCCGGCGAAGTTCACGGCAAAGATTACTATTTTGTGAGTAAAGAGGAGTTTTTGACAATGGTGGAAAGGAACGAGCTTCTGGAGTACGCGTTGGTGTACGGGGACTACAAGGGGATCCCCAAACAGCAGATTAGGGAGGAATTGGGGAAAGGGTACGACATCGTTTTGAGGGTCGACATCCAGGGTGCTCAAACACTGAGGAAGATTCTTGGGAATTCCGccgttttcatattttttatggCAGAGAGTGAGGCCAAGCTTGTGGAGAGGCTGATTGATCGAAAAACCGAGACAAAGGAGTCGCTTCTTGTGAGGGTTGCCATGGCTAGGGAGGAGGTGAAGCATGTTAAGAATTTCGATTATGTTGTGGTGAATGCGGAGGGGAGGTTGGACAATGCGGTTAAGTTGGTGGAGTCCATTATCGATGCGGAGAAAGCTAAGGTGCAGCAGAAGAGGTCTGTGATATAG